The Desulfobacterales bacterium sequence TCGAACGCTTAAACAGATCAGGTTGCATAAAAAAACAACAAATAACCCTTGACACGGATGAAATAAATGATATTGTTCACGGCATGAATAATACTGAGGGAAAAATAGGGGGCGGGCAAGATGAAATTCCCGCTTACCAGCTTGACCAGTTCAAGGTATTGATCGCAAAATTGTTTCAGTGTTGCCAAGAACGAATGCAATATCAATGCGACCGGTTTCAGTTGCCGGATGCTGAACTCAGATGTCTGGTCCTTTTCAGCGATGTGCGCTACCTGACGGCTACGGATATCGCCCTCAAAATGAATGTGGTGAAAAGCCGGGTTTCAAAGATTATAGACGGTCTGCTGAAGAAGAAATTCATCCTGCGAATAAAAGATCCTGAAGATTCACGCATCAGTCTATTGAGCCTGACGCCCCAAGGACAGAAAAAACTAAATGAAATCAATATTTTTCTTCAGGATGTGCATTATCAAATGCTGCTGCAGCTGACATCCGAAGAGCGTAAGACGGTTCTGGCCAATCTGAATATGTTACGGTCGTCCATGGAGGCTGTCAAAGAGTTAATGGTATAACCTTATTGCCGATTATTATCCCAATCATCCTGTTATATGTGTACGAAGTATATGAAAAAATTGTAAATATCGTTGGCTTAAAAGGTTCATACTATCATTTAAAAATCATGATAATAATAAAATATGTTAATAATAACATATAGATAAATTGATATCACGATAAACCATAGGAGGCGGAATCATGCAAAACATGGAAGAACAATTAACAAAATTAAAATCCCATATTGAGGCGCTTGAGAAAAAGGCTCCCGAGAACAAACTGTCCATGATCGTTTTTAGTGGGGATATGGACAAAGTCCTGGCATCCTTTGTCATTGCCACCGGTGCGGTTGCCATGGGTATGGACGTGGTGATGTTTTTTACGTTCTGGGGGACTCCCGTTCTCAGAGATAAAAACAAATCGGTGGGCGGCAAAGATTTGATGGGAAAGATGTTTGGCGCCATGCTGCCCAAAGGCACCTGCGAAGTAAAACTTTCCAAGATGAACATGGGCGGCATGGGAACGGTTATGATGAAATCGCTGATGAAAAAGAAAAACGTTGCATCCCTTGAGCAGATGCTGGAACTGGCCGAGGAATTGGGCGTTAGAATTTTTATCTGCGAAATGTCCATGGATCTGATGGGGTTTAAAAGAGAAGAAATGATTAAATATCCGGATCTTACTTATTGCGGAGTTGCCAAATTTTTGGAAGAGGCTCAAAACAGCAAAGTTCAGCTCTTCATATAACACAAAATAGTAAAAACATAGGAGGTTTACCATGAGTGAAGCGATCAAAGTCGATAAGGTAATGGATTTAAAGGGGCTGCCGTGTCCCATGCCGGTTGTCAAAGTCAGTAAAGGGATCAAGGAAGTTGAAGTCGGCCAGGTGATTGAAGCGATATCGTCCGATCCGGGTTCTTTAACGGATTTTCCGGCATGGGCCCGAACCACCGGCAATGAAATCCTTAAAACCGAACAGGACGGAGAGTTTATCAAGTTCTATATCAAACGCAATGCGTAATACGATAACCGGGCGACTCTATGAGAGGGCCCGGTAAAATCCTATGATTAAAGGGAGGTTTCCGTGGAAACGTTGTACTATTTTGTACTCGTACCAATGGTGTACATTGCCGCTGCAATTTTTTTTATCGGCACCGGAGCTCGACTGGTAAAAATTTACCGGGCACCCAAGCATCCCGCAACCTTGCAAATCTTTCCGGAGAAAGAACCCAAATGGCTGTTGGCGCTGGCTGATACCTTTCTGTTTCCCACGATTCGAAAACATAAACCAATGTTTTGGATATTTCTGATGCTGTTTCATATTGCATTGTTTCTGCTGATTATCGGGCATGTGGAGTTGTTCCGGGAATTCAGCATTTTTCAAATCATTCCGCACAATGTATTTCTGGGTCAGGGGTTTGTGGGGCTGACCCTGTCGATCTGTCTGCTGTTTTTCCTGTTCAGAAGGTTCTTGTCGCCGGTCCGTGAACTTTCGGTGCCCGAAGATTATTATCTCCTGATACTTTTATTTCTGACGGTTTTATTCGGCAGCCAGATGGATTGGGCCAGGACTTGGTATGAATACAGTACCGTTGCCGTCGAGGATTATCAGACCTATCTCCTCAGCCTGCTTTACTTTCGACCGGAGCTGCCTGAAAGCCTGATGTATTCAGGGCATTCCTTCATGCTGCTGTTGCATGTATTTTTTGCCAACCTGTTTTTGATGTTTTTCCCTTTCAGCCAGTCGATGCATTCATTTTTGTCTTTGCCAATGAACAAATTGAGAAGAGGTTAACTATGGATCAGAAAACAAGAGACGATTTGCTCAAGCTGTTTCAAAGCAAGTTGAATGAGGCCATGCGCTTATACCTGGAAACCTGCACCCGTTGCGGAACCTGTACGGAAGCCTGCCATGTATATGCCTCCATGGGTCAGGTAAAATATATCGCAGCCTATCGGCATGAAATCGTCCGCAGAATATATAAAAAGTATTTCAAGCTGCGCGGAAAACTCTGGCCGTCGGTGGGCGAGGCCAAAGAACTGACCGAAATGGCCCTTGAGGAGCTGTATGAGGCGGCCTATTCCTGTACCGGGTGCCGGCG is a genomic window containing:
- a CDS encoding sulfurtransferase TusA family protein — its product is MSEAIKVDKVMDLKGLPCPMPVVKVSKGIKEVEVGQVIEAISSDPGSLTDFPAWARTTGNEILKTEQDGEFIKFYIKRNA
- a CDS encoding DsrE/DsrF/DrsH-like family protein, which encodes MQNMEEQLTKLKSHIEALEKKAPENKLSMIVFSGDMDKVLASFVIATGAVAMGMDVVMFFTFWGTPVLRDKNKSVGGKDLMGKMFGAMLPKGTCEVKLSKMNMGGMGTVMMKSLMKKKNVASLEQMLELAEELGVRIFICEMSMDLMGFKREEMIKYPDLTYCGVAKFLEEAQNSKVQLFI
- a CDS encoding respiratory nitrate reductase subunit gamma — protein: METLYYFVLVPMVYIAAAIFFIGTGARLVKIYRAPKHPATLQIFPEKEPKWLLALADTFLFPTIRKHKPMFWIFLMLFHIALFLLIIGHVELFREFSIFQIIPHNVFLGQGFVGLTLSICLLFFLFRRFLSPVRELSVPEDYYLLILLFLTVLFGSQMDWARTWYEYSTVAVEDYQTYLLSLLYFRPELPESLMYSGHSFMLLLHVFFANLFLMFFPFSQSMHSFLSLPMNKLRRG
- a CDS encoding MarR family transcriptional regulator translates to MNNTEGKIGGGQDEIPAYQLDQFKVLIAKLFQCCQERMQYQCDRFQLPDAELRCLVLFSDVRYLTATDIALKMNVVKSRVSKIIDGLLKKKFILRIKDPEDSRISLLSLTPQGQKKLNEINIFLQDVHYQMLLQLTSEERKTVLANLNMLRSSMEAVKELMV